From the Azospirillaceae bacterium genome, the window CCGGGCCGGCTGAGGCGGCAGCCTTGGTCTCCGTGGCTTTGGCGAGTTCGCTCGCGAATGAGGTGCCGTCCCCGGATACACCCCGACCGCTGCGCCGCATGGCGCTGGTCCGCAACGCTCCCGGTCCTTCGACCTTCATTCCGGTGTCCTTCAGGCCGCACTGAGACTACGCACTTACCCCAGGAATGGTAACGCGCCGAGAGGGGAGAGACCAAAGGTAATTCTTGCCTACCCAAGGCAAACGATGCCGGGGAGGATCCGCTTTCGGCTGCCGGAGAGGCCACGTACGTCAAGGCCCCGGGCGGGTTGGCACGCGGTTCGCATGGACGCCACCCGCCCCACCCTGGGGCCGAGAGCCAGGACTGCCTGAGATGCCTTTGTCGCTCCGCCACTGCCTGCGCATCGCCCTGCTCGCCGCGGCATTCGTTGCCGGTGCCGGTCAGGCTTTCGCGCAGACGCGCATCAAGGACATCGTCGACTTCGAGGGTGTGAGAGACAACCTGTTGATCGGCTACGGCCTCGTTGTCGGCCTGAATGGCACGGGTGATACGCTGCGCAACTCGCCGTTCACCGAGCAGAGCCTCACCGGCATGCTCGAGCGGCTCGGCGTGAACATCCGCGGGTCGACGCTCCGCACCCGCAACATCGCGGCCGTGATGGTCACCGCGAAACTCCCGCCCTTCGCCTCCCAGGGAACCCGCATCGACGTCAATGTCGCGGCCCTTGGCGACGCGAACAGCCTCCAGGGCGGCCAACTGCTGGTCACGCCGTTGCTCGGCGCCGATGGCGAAGTCTATGGCGTCGCCCAGGGCTCGATCGCCGTCAGTGGCTTCGTGGCGCAGGGTCAAGCTGCGACGGTGACCCGTGGCGTCCCCACATCCGGCCGGATTGCCGGCGGAGCCATTGTCGAACGCGAGATCGAGTTCGCACTGGCCGAATTGCCGCTGCTGCGGCTCAGCCTCCGGAATCCGGATTTCACGACGGCCCAGCGCATCTCCCAGGCGATCAATGGCGCACTGGGCGGAGGTGCCGCCCAGCCGGTCGATCCGGCCACGGTGGTCGTCAACGTCCCACCGTCCCAGCGACGGGACATCGTGGCCTTGATGACCCAAATTGAACAGCTTCGCGTCATTCCTGATCAGGTTGCGCGCGTGGTCATCGACGAAGCGTCCGGTGTCATCGTGATGGGCGAGAACGTCCGGATCAGCACGGTCGCGATTGCCCAGGGGAACCTGACCGTGCGGATCACAGAAACCCCCCAGGTCTCCCAGCCCGCTCCGTTCAGTCAGGGCCAGACCGTCGTCGTGCCCCGCACCGACGTTGAGGTGGACGACCAGTCGGACCGGCGCCTTGCCGTCCTCAGGTCCGGAGTGACCCTGCAGGAATTGGTCGAAGGATTGAACGCGCTGGGCGTCGGTCCGCGCGATATGATTTCCATCCTGCAGGCGATCAAGGCATCGGGCGCCCTGCAAGCCGAAATCGAGGTGATGTGATGGACGCATCCCAGGCCACCGCGAGATTCGATCTCGCACGCAACCAAGCCGTCGAGAACGCCGCCCCGCGCATCCCGACGGGCCCCAACCAAACCAAGGTGCGGGAAGCCGCAGTGGAGTTCGAGGCGGTGTTCCTCACCCAGATGCTGCAGCATATGTTCGAAGGCATTGAAGTGGATGGCGTCTTCGGGGGCGGCCATGGCGAGGAGATGTTCCGTTCGCTGCAACTGAACGAGTACGGGCGCGTCATGGCCCGAGGCGGCGGCATCGGCCTATCCCAGCAGCTCGAACGCGAGATGCTTCGTCTTCAGGAGGTGAAGTCGTGACCACTCCCCCCCGCATGTTGGGCATGACGTCCTCGCCGGGACAGCGTACCGCAGCCCACGTGGACGTTGGCGCCCCAGCCGAACAAGAGGTCTACGCGGGCACCCAGGATGGCTACGCGGAGGGCGATTACGCCGAGGGTGATGAGTACGGCGAAGCCTACGAGTATACCGAAGGTTACGCCTACGCCGAGGGCGATGAAGCCGAGTACGAACACACGGCAGCCACCCCGGCGCATGCTTATGCCTCCGAGGACGCGGACGGCGAAACCGCTACCCACTACGCGGACTCCGGGTACGAGGGTGGAGCTTACCAGGAGGGCGATGCCGGCCACGAGGAGGGCTACGACGACGAGGGCTACGAGGCGGAGCCGCTGCCCGAAATGCCGGCGGAGGTGGAGGCCCTCCTAGCCGCCATGGCGGATTTGGAAGACATCCTGCGGCTGGAATCCGCCGCCGTCGATATGGTGGAACCGCCCCTCCCGCTCCCGGAAATCACCACCCACAAGCTCAACGCCGAGGCCGCCTACCGAGGCGCCATTGCGGCCGTGCAATGCCTTCCGGACGGTGTGGCCGGGTTGGAGCCCTGGATTCGTGAGTACCTGGCGGATGCCGCGCAGTCCCTGGCGGATGCCTCGCAGGAAAACATCGCGGCCGTCGCCGCTGCCCGCGACGCCCAGCAGCGGCTGGTCGACCTGATCATCGACACGGTCAAGCACACCCGCCAGAGTCAGGGTGGCTATGCTCATTTGGCTCAGACTGCCGCCAGCCCGCACCAGCGTGTAGCGGCGTCGGTACCTGCCGCCGTCAGTAAGGTCCTGTGAGCGGCCAGATCGCGCCGCCCCGTGGAATGCGTTGGAACTCGCCGGAATAACTAACCTGAAAGACCAAACGCCATGACCAACACCCCAAGCCTGTTGCCGTCCGTCGCCTACCGTATTGCCGAGAAGCAGGGCGAAGCCGGTTATCAGCGCTTTGTCGGCCGGCGCGACGTCAAGATGGAAGTGGAGAAGTTCAAGGCCGGGCTTGAGAGCATCACCAGCGTCGACGAGTTATTCAGAAACCGACGTGTCCTGGAATTCCTCGCGAAGGCGACCGGCAACGCAAGCGAAATGGAGTATCCCGGGCGCTTCCGCAAGGCGCTCGAAAGCGACATCAACGACCCCAAGTCGTTGGTCAACAGGATGAAGAATGAAATTCTCAAGGAAACCAATAAAAAGCTGAAACTCAGTGAGACTGGTGTTGAGACCCTGAAGTCCGAGAAGGTGGTCAACGACCTGATCGACTCCTATCTTCGCACCCAGCATGAAAAGGAACTGGCGGCTGGGAACAAGGAGATCACCAACGTCCGCTACTTTAAGCAACACATCTCCGAGGTCGGAACCCAAAATGTCTATGAAATTTTGGGAGACCGCGTGTTGCGCGAAGTCGTGACCAAGGTCCTGCACCTGCCGAAGGAAATTGTCAACCAAACCGTCGAAGCCCAGGGACGTGCCATCACGTCACGCCTGGATATTTCTCGGTTCAGCGATCCCAAGTTCGTCGACAAGTTCATTGAAAAGTATCTGTCGATCGCGGACCAAGAGCGGCAGAAGGAGACGGGAACCAACTATGAGTCGCAGATCGTATCCCTGCTGCAATCCAACACCTCAAGCCTGTTCAACTTGCTGAGCTGACGCGCCGCCCCTGGGCTTCTTGAGGCGGAGAGTTTGCCCATGCTAGTCCAAGTGGCTACCCGACCCACGTCGGCGGAAACCGGGCTTGCCTGTGTCCAGTTCCGCCGTGTGGGTATACGGCCGGCCTGCTTGACCTGGGGAGATCTCCGCACAATGCCACTTCGCATCAAACTTAGGGCCGACGAAAAGGTCATCATTAACGGCGCATTAATCTCAGCCCGCCAAAATACCGCATTGATTGTCCACAATCACGTCTCGCTTCTCAGGGAGCGGCAAATATTGCCCCCGGATATGGCGAATACTCCGGCTCGCCGGATCTATTTTGCAATCCAGTGCGCGTATGTCGCCGCCCCGGAGGAGCAGCAGCAATATCGGGATCTCGCGGATCGCTACGTAGCGGACTTCAAGGGCGCGACAAGCTCGCAGCGGATTCAGGTCCTGCTGGATGAGATTTTGGAGTTTGTCTCCGCGGAGCGCTACTACGAGGCACTACGCGGAGCGCAGGAAGTCGTGCGGTACGAAGATTTCGTCCTCAAGCAGCAATCTTGGGAGCACCCAAATGACTAGGCCGATGACCGACCCCTACCGGCGTACGCAAGCCGCTGTCGCGCGGGAGGTCAGCACCCGTTCAGTTGAGCGCGACGTGCTTTTGCGCGTAACGCGCGCACTTGAAGCTGCCAAAGAGTCGGGCAATCGCATTGACCTTGTCCGCGCAGCCACCCAGAATCAGACACTTTGGATGGTCTTCATCACGGATGTGATGAACGAGAGCAACCAGTTGCCAAAGGAACTCCGGCGCCAGATCGCTGCGGTCGGCATGGCGGCGGTTCGTGAAATGACGGACAATCTGAATGGAAATCTGGATGTGGACTTCCTGATCGACGTGAATCGCGCGATCATTGATGGCCTGTCCGGTGGTACGCAGGACGCTGCTCCAGCCACCTCCACCACCCGCTGAAGGCGCACCGGACCGATGCACGACGGGGCATAGTCGTTTCCTTCGCCGAGCCCCCGGCGAAGGCGCCCCCGTTGGTCCACACATATAGGCCGGTCTGTCCCGGCTAGGCTTGCAGCCGAAAACTCAGCCCCGCCCGATTGGAGTTCCCAGGCATCATGGATATGAACGAGGTTCTTGGCCAACTCGCCGAGACGTCGATCCAAGCCGCGATCGAATGCTATGGGGCTAAAAACCCAAGCGCCGCGGAACAGATGCTTCGCACTCTCGTCCAGATCGCGCCAAACCTTCCGCGCGCCCATGGTGCGCTGGGTTTCTTTCTGGTCGCCGAACAACGACATGCCGAGGCGGCGGACCGGTTCGGGATCTGCTGCCAGCTCGAGCCTGATGAAGCGGATTGGTGGATCACGCGCGGCCGGTTGCTTATTGTATTAGGCGACTGGCCACGAAGCGCCGGCAGCTTCGAGAAGGCCCTGGCGTTGGTGGACGACGACGATGCCTCCCTTTTTCGGGAGGCGGCCTATGCGCATTTCCGCGCAGGTAACGTCGACCATGCTGTTATCCATTGCCACAAGGCGGTCCAGCTGCAGCCGGAAAATCCCCGCAATTACTACATGCTGGGGATGTACATGTTGCACCTACGAACGGCAGACGATGCCGTCGCCGAGTGTCTATCGAGCGCCATTCGCCTCATGAGCGAAGACGAGGATCTGGTTCCCGCGATTATCCACGACCTTTGCTCATTCCGTGCCAACCACCTCGTCGACAGGGTTCTGGAAGCGCTGCCAAGCCGGGACGACCTACCGGCTGACTACTACTTGGCCATGGCGACCTATTACCGGAACCAGGCAAACCCGGATGACGCGATCAAAAACCTTGAAAAGGCCCTTGAGCTGGACTCCACCCTCGACAAGGATATGGTGACCTACCAAATCGCCTTGATGCGGGCGGACGAGACGGGGGTCGTTGAAGTTGCGAGTGACCCACCTGCGGGCATGGTCCAGCAGTGGTTTGACGAGAAGGCAGCCGAGTTCGACAATGTTCGCATGTTCCGGGAGTACTATCGCTCCCCGGGCCTCGTCGGCATGGAAGTATCCGCACTTTCGGAACGGCACGGTAAGCCTGCACGCGCGCTCGATCTTGGATGCGGGACAGGGCTGGTGGGGATTGCGGTTGCAGCCCATTGCGGCAAGTTGGTCGGCGTTGACCTGTCCAGCGGAATGCTGGCCCAGGCGCACCAGAAGGAAGTCTATGCCGAGTTGGTGCACGGAGACATTCTGCGCAACGAGACACTGGTTGAGCCCGGCTTCCAACTTTTGACCGCCGCCGGAATTGCCGAATGCGTCTATGATCTTGACCGGTTCTTCCGCCGCTGCCGGGACCTTCTGGTCGAAGGTGGTCACCTCGTACTTGCGTTCGAGCAACCTCTCGAAGCGGATGTGAGCACGGGTTTCGAGTACGACGGCACGTTGCGCCATGACCCCGAGAAAGTCCGTCTGGCCTTGCGCGACACAGGATTCGAAATCGAGTCCATGAAGCCGAATATTCTGCGCTCACCCAGCAATATGGTGAGCGGAGGCTACGTGGCGGTGGCCCGGCGCGCGGCCTGATTGCACGGCTGCGGGCGCGGGCGGTTTGTCCAGATTAGGCGCTGCGCTGGACGACGTGGCGGTTCGAGGCCGCGCGGGCGGGGTTGGCCTGTACCAGGGACAGGCACTCGCGCCAGGTGAACGCCGGTGCAATTGGTGCCAGGGTTTCGATCATCCATTGCACCAGGGCGAAATCGGCGGCCTCATCCACACACCAGCGGTGCGCCGCATAGGCGGGATCACCGCCAGGGTTGGTCGCGGCCAGCCGGAACCGGTCGGGGCGCCGGTAGATGAACGGGGTGACATGCTCGCGCTCGCCCGGCGCCCGTGCCTCGCGGGCGGCGGCGTCCAGGGCGGCGCGCGCGACGACCTCCACGTTGACGCCATTGGGAAAGCAGCCCATGTCGAGCGCCATGTGGTCCACCGGCTCGGACGCGTCGAGATAAGCCGCCACCACGGCATCGATAAGACCGGGGTCGATCAGCGGGCAATCGCCGGTCAGGCGAACGACGGTCGCCGCCCCCTCGCCTTCCCAAGCAAGGCGGAACCGCTCCAGGACGTCGTTTTCCGGCCCCCTGTAGACCTTCACCCCCATGGCAAGGCCAAGCGCCTCCACCGGGTCGTCGCTGGGAAGGTCGGATGTCGCCAGCGCAAGGCTGTCGATCCGGCGGGCGCGCTTCACCCTTTCCAGGTGCCAAGCCAACAGTGGCTTGCCAGCGACCTCGCGGAGCACTTTGCCCGGCAGCCGGCTGGAGGTCATGCGGGCCTGTGTGATGGAGACGACGGGGCGGCGGTCCGAACCCGCCATGGAATCGAGGGGCGCCATCACCGGCCCACCATATCCCAGGCCAACGGCTCGCCACGCTTGAGATCGCGCACGGCCCTTCGGCCCAACACCTCGGGCAGGTGCCGTGGGGGCAGACCGAAACCAGGCCGGATGGACCGCACATTGGCAGGCGTAAAGGCATCCCCTGCCCGTACATCGGCCACGACATAGAGCGAGCGACGGTAATCCCGGCCTCCGCGCTCACTGTCCTTGACGGCATAGTTCACACGGCCGAGTGCGGCATGAGCGGTCCGGCAGGCATCGACCATCGCCTTCAACTCCTCCTTTTCCAGGGAAAAGGCCGAGTCCGGTCCGCCATCGGCGCGGGCAAGGGTGAAATGCTTCTCGATCACGCACGCCCCGATCGCCGTGGCCGCGACCGGCACGGCGATGCCCATCGTGTGATCGGACAGGCCCGGAACCACCCCGAATGCGGTCCCCAGATGCGGGATGGTGTTCAGGTGGCTGTCCGCGGGTGGCGTGGGATACCCGCTCGTGCAATGCAGGACTATGATCTGGTCATTGCCCACCGCCCGAACCGCATCGACCGCGGCTTGGATTTCGCCGAGGTCGGCCAGTCCTGTCGACAGGATCATGGGCTTGCCCTGGCGTGCAGCGTACTGGATCAACGGAATGTCGACGAGTTCGAACGAGGCGATCTTGTACGCGGGGGCAGCAAGGGAGGCCAGCAGGTCCACCGCGGTCGGGTCAAAGGGGGAGCTGAACAGGGTGATGCCGATCCGCCGGGCATGGGCAAACATTTCCGCATGCCATTCCCAAGGCGTGTACGCCTCGCGGTAGAGTTGGTGCAGGGTCTTCCCCTTCCACAGACCACCGGTCAGCAGAAAGCCCGGCCCGTCGTGGTCGAGGGTGATGGTG encodes:
- a CDS encoding flagellar basal body P-ring protein FlgI gives rise to the protein MPLSLRHCLRIALLAAAFVAGAGQAFAQTRIKDIVDFEGVRDNLLIGYGLVVGLNGTGDTLRNSPFTEQSLTGMLERLGVNIRGSTLRTRNIAAVMVTAKLPPFASQGTRIDVNVAALGDANSLQGGQLLVTPLLGADGEVYGVAQGSIAVSGFVAQGQAATVTRGVPTSGRIAGGAIVEREIEFALAELPLLRLSLRNPDFTTAQRISQAINGALGGGAAQPVDPATVVVNVPPSQRRDIVALMTQIEQLRVIPDQVARVVIDEASGVIVMGENVRISTVAIAQGNLTVRITETPQVSQPAPFSQGQTVVVPRTDVEVDDQSDRRLAVLRSGVTLQELVEGLNALGVGPRDMISILQAIKASGALQAEIEVM
- a CDS encoding rod-binding protein, with the translated sequence MDASQATARFDLARNQAVENAAPRIPTGPNQTKVREAAVEFEAVFLTQMLQHMFEGIEVDGVFGGGHGEEMFRSLQLNEYGRVMARGGGIGLSQQLEREMLRLQEVKS
- a CDS encoding DUF1217 domain-containing protein; protein product: MTNTPSLLPSVAYRIAEKQGEAGYQRFVGRRDVKMEVEKFKAGLESITSVDELFRNRRVLEFLAKATGNASEMEYPGRFRKALESDINDPKSLVNRMKNEILKETNKKLKLSETGVETLKSEKVVNDLIDSYLRTQHEKELAAGNKEITNVRYFKQHISEVGTQNVYEILGDRVLREVVTKVLHLPKEIVNQTVEAQGRAITSRLDISRFSDPKFVDKFIEKYLSIADQERQKETGTNYESQIVSLLQSNTSSLFNLLS
- a CDS encoding flagellar biosynthesis repressor FlbT, yielding MPLRIKLRADEKVIINGALISARQNTALIVHNHVSLLRERQILPPDMANTPARRIYFAIQCAYVAAPEEQQQYRDLADRYVADFKGATSSQRIQVLLDEILEFVSAERYYEALRGAQEVVRYEDFVLKQQSWEHPND
- a CDS encoding flagellar biosynthesis regulator FlaF, giving the protein MTDPYRRTQAAVAREVSTRSVERDVLLRVTRALEAAKESGNRIDLVRAATQNQTLWMVFITDVMNESNQLPKELRRQIAAVGMAAVREMTDNLNGNLDVDFLIDVNRAIIDGLSGGTQDAAPATSTTR
- a CDS encoding methyltransferase domain-containing protein produces the protein MDMNEVLGQLAETSIQAAIECYGAKNPSAAEQMLRTLVQIAPNLPRAHGALGFFLVAEQRHAEAADRFGICCQLEPDEADWWITRGRLLIVLGDWPRSAGSFEKALALVDDDDASLFREAAYAHFRAGNVDHAVIHCHKAVQLQPENPRNYYMLGMYMLHLRTADDAVAECLSSAIRLMSEDEDLVPAIIHDLCSFRANHLVDRVLEALPSRDDLPADYYLAMATYYRNQANPDDAIKNLEKALELDSTLDKDMVTYQIALMRADETGVVEVASDPPAGMVQQWFDEKAAEFDNVRMFREYYRSPGLVGMEVSALSERHGKPARALDLGCGTGLVGIAVAAHCGKLVGVDLSSGMLAQAHQKEVYAELVHGDILRNETLVEPGFQLLTAAGIAECVYDLDRFFRRCRDLLVEGGHLVLAFEQPLEADVSTGFEYDGTLRHDPEKVRLALRDTGFEIESMKPNILRSPSNMVSGGYVAVARRAA
- a CDS encoding glycosyltransferase family protein; protein product: MAPLDSMAGSDRRPVVSITQARMTSSRLPGKVLREVAGKPLLAWHLERVKRARRIDSLALATSDLPSDDPVEALGLAMGVKVYRGPENDVLERFRLAWEGEGAATVVRLTGDCPLIDPGLIDAVVAAYLDASEPVDHMALDMGCFPNGVNVEVVARAALDAAAREARAPGEREHVTPFIYRRPDRFRLAATNPGGDPAYAAHRWCVDEAADFALVQWMIETLAPIAPAFTWRECLSLVQANPARAASNRHVVQRSA
- the pseI gene encoding pseudaminic acid synthase, translated to MISTVAIDGRPIGPGHAPYVIAEMSGNHNGDIRRALALIDAAKEAGADAVKIQTYTADTITLDHDGPGFLLTGGLWKGKTLHQLYREAYTPWEWHAEMFAHARRIGITLFSSPFDPTAVDLLASLAAPAYKIASFELVDIPLIQYAARQGKPMILSTGLADLGEIQAAVDAVRAVGNDQIIVLHCTSGYPTPPADSHLNTIPHLGTAFGVVPGLSDHTMGIAVPVAATAIGACVIEKHFTLARADGGPDSAFSLEKEELKAMVDACRTAHAALGRVNYAVKDSERGGRDYRRSLYVVADVRAGDAFTPANVRSIRPGFGLPPRHLPEVLGRRAVRDLKRGEPLAWDMVGR